The genomic window CGCTGGGTATATGTCATGGAAGAGATTTACATATCGTTTGCAAGAAAATGACATGTATATTGAACAAGGGATATTTGTAAAAAAGAAACGGTATATTCCATTTGAACGTATTCAAGGTATTTCATATTCGTCAGGGGTGTTGCAGCGGCTTGTAGGTGTTGTACAAGTACATATTGAAACAGCTGGCAGGCAAATAGATGAACCAGAAGTAATACTTTCAGCGGTTTCCATAGAAGAAGCAAAGCAAATAGAGCGAGCGGTGCATCACCAAAAACGAGAAAATATATGTATAGAAACAGAAGATAAGACGGCTACCATATTTACACTTCGATTTCGTGACGCATTGTTTTTATCGACCACAAGTGGTGGTGCTTTTGGAGTCATTGCAGCGATTGGCGCATTTCTTTCCGATTTTAATGATTTCATCCCATTTGAACGGCTAAATATATTTTTTCGCGCTGACGATACAGCTTCTACACTTGTCTTGTTGTTTATCGTTCTTATGATTGCTTACGTATTGTCTGTGATCGGTCATCTTTTTCGCTATATGAATTTTACAGTTGTCAAACAAAACAAAACGATAACGATAACAACAGGATTGCTGCAAAAAAAGAGCATTTCTACATCGATTGAGCGCGTTCAAGCCATTGGAGTGAAGGAAAGTCCGATCCGGCACTTGTTTGGCTACGTTTCCGTTCACCTTATTCATGCCGGAGGGGCACTTGATGATGGAAGACATGGAAGTCTCGTGTTGTTTCCGCTTGTTCGTAAAAATGAAGTTGCTTCTCTTGTTGCGACGTGCTTTCCTGAATATCGTTTGCACGATTCGTTCCGATTGTTATGTACACGTGTCCGTTGGCGTTATATGTTGAGGTCGCTCTATACGGTTATGCTCATTCCGGTCATCACAATCGTATTTTTTCAGCGATTTGAAACGCTCCTTCTCCTTGTGCCCGCAGTATATGTCGGCTATCGAAGCTATAAACGAGCGGGAGTAACGATTAAGAGTGAGCAGCTAGCATTGAGAAGTGGATGGCTGACGATAAAAACGGTATATATGTTAAAACATCGTATTCAGTCATTAACGATCTCGCAAAGTCGTATGCAACAACGACTCGGATTATGTACAGTACGTGCGACTGTCATGCCGGGTATACGCACAAAAGTCGTTGATGTGGACGAACATGAGGCACAAGCAATATACGAATGGTTTTTGAGAAATAAGGAATAAGTTTGGCACTTCACCAAAAGTTGTAGTTATTAAATAAAGACGATTGTGATAGAAACTAAACACTTTGTTTTACTTTTTATACTACATTGCTTTATTTGCTATGTTGCTATCAAGTTTAAATTTAAAAAGTACATTTTTTGGTGATAAACCATAAGTTTGGTTCATCACCAAAAGATGTACTTGCCCCTGCCATTAAAGTATGGTAGCTGTCTCTAACCGAACCCGCAATGCAAAACGTTGGATATTTCTGTATCCGTATCCTCAACGTTTAATCAGCTTGATCTTGTTATTCGTTCCCTCCATTTTCCCATTCGAATAAGGCGATAACATGCACGATATGATTTCGTCTGTTCGTTTGACGAGTGATTTTGCGATGGCACGTACAACCGAACAAGGACAAAACGAATACCGATGGATCCAAGCCTCTAAACGTCGTTTCGTCTGTTGTTCGTTTTTGCTTTTGGACACATAGCGAAAATGTTGGAGCGATTGGTAGACAGACTTTCAGTCATCGCTTTCATTGCACCATTCCCGTACAATTTGACGTTCTGCCTCTGTCAATTTCTCTCGGCATTGACTCAATAAACGGCAAACGTAACGAACATTTCCGTGTTTCTTGCCTCCTTTGTCTACATATTTGCGACAACGCTCTAAAGCATCTGTAAACAGCTGAATGACATGGAAATAATCGGCCACATGTGTCGCCTCTGGGCAAACTCTTTGAATCGCTTTTTTCATCGCTGGAGCTAAATCGCTCACGACAACCTGAACAGAACGAGACACATGAGCCAACGCACGTCCAATGGCTTCCTCGTTCTTTCCTGCTTCAATGGCATACACTTCACCTGTTTCGGCATCCATGACCGCTACTCCGTAGTCATGCCCTTTTCGAAAAGCGAACTCATCGACACAAACCGCCTTTGGTTGGATGTCATTTGATAGGAAGGAGGGGGCATGGATATAAAACCAACGTTCCACCGTCGTGTAAGGAAGCTTGAGCATCCGAGCCACTGCCTGAACGGATGTTCCGATACAAGATTGCGCGACCCATTGCTGAAAAGCATCCGTCGCTACACTTCGAGGAGAGATGGCTGGATAAGACGTGCTGAATGTCATGCCACACGTACCACAACGTCTGCGCTCGACAGGAAGTTCAATCCAAAAAATTCCGATTCGCTGAGCATAGCCATGCATCCATTGCTTCTTTTTGCATGTCATTTTGATCGTACGCTTCAAGCCGAGCATTGTTCAGGCAGAGAAAGTTCGAAAATCCAACGTTCTTCTTCTTTTCGTACCTTTTGAATCAAAACATCTGGTAAATCGATGAGTTCTTTGATAAACGGAGAGTACATGCGAATTTTCCTCCAATGGTTTGGTTTGGTCACCTTTACCATACAGGAAAATTCGCATTTTTTGTACCCTCTATTTTCTCTATGCACACCGATCTTAAATGATCAAGTACAACTTGTGGTGAAGAGCCATAAGTTTTAAAGTTTACTTTTTTCTTCCTCATTATTATAATTATACAGTCGATGAGTAAAGGTGGAGGCTGAGTAAATGAAAATTACGTTAGCGCAATCAATTAATCTCCTTTCGTTTTTAAAAAGGCGAGTAGACGAGCTGCAAGCGGAGTTGTTGACGACTCACACGGTTACCGTTCCAAAAGGGGAGATGTATACACCGCCAGAACGGACGGTCGAGCAAGTACTTACAGAGATGGCCGAAATACAGAAAGATGTGCTTGCACTACAAGAACTGATCAACGAAACGAATATGCAACAGACTGTCGAATGGGAAGGGGAACGTATTTCTCTTATTCGCGCGATTGAAACAGCGAAAATGTTGCGGAGTCGAGTTCATTTGTATAAGCAACTAGGAGACACAAAACCACGCGAGTATTATGGTGGAAATGTGGTGATGGAAACCATTGCATTATTTAATCCGAGCGAATATAAACAAGCCGCAGAAATGTTGGCACGCCAAGTCGAAGTGCTGTCTAGTCGCATTGATAAAGTCAACTATACTGTGGAAATAGACGTTTCGCTTGCGAGCAAATATTTAGAGGCATAAGCAGCTTTAAGGGCATTTTGCAAAGTGCCCTTATGGGTGCTTAGGCACCAACGAGAGAGATGAGGAAATGATCACCATTCTTCAAAGTCCTTTTTAGTCTAAGAGCGGGTGCGAACGGAGAACGGAGAACGAGTAACGATGTAACGTTTTACGAGTAACGAACGGGTAAATAGATTTTGGTTTTCTGTTTTCTTTCGATCATTCTTCTCTCTCTCGTCATTGTATATATGCATTCGATCATTAGGAAAAAACGGCATACAATGAGTTATTTTGGTTTTCCTATAACTTCTCCTTTATTTCCTGCAACACTTCTCCAATTTTGCGACCATGTATAAGCAAATCCGCCCAATCATCTAATGGCGTCGGTTCCATGTTCACAATCACTAATTTGGCTCCGCTTCGTTTCGCGATGACAGGAAGTTCGTTAGCTGGTGACACTTGTAAAGAAGAGCCGAGCACAATCCATAAGTCTGCTCGCTCGGCTGCTGTCCATGCTTGTTCAAACGCATCATACGGTAACGATTCCCCGAATAAAACAACGGAAGGGCGCAAAAAGCCGCCTCATGTGCACGTAAACTGTTCCTCTACATACCGTTTTGCGTCGTATGTTTGCCTGCAACGCGAGCAATGCACCGTTTGCAACGTTCCGTGTAATTCAATGACATTTGTACTGCCTGCTTGTTGGTGAAAGCCGTCGACATTTTGCGTGATGATTTGATGAATAAGCCCCCGTTTTTGCCAATCGGCCAAAATCATATGCCCGACATGTGGCTTACATTTAAGCAACGTACGAATACGATATTGATAAAATGCAATAAACTCGTCTCGGTTATGTTGCATCGCATACGTACTTGCTAATTGTTGAGGATTTTTCGTGCGCCAAAGCCCTGATTTTGCCGAACGAAAATCGGGAAGCCCGCTTTCTGTAGACATTCCTGCTCCAGTAAATACGACGGTATACGAAGACTCTTTCAACCATTTTTCTAACATCCCGCATCCCTCCTTTTTATCTACCATAACTACTTCTTTATTCGCCCTTTTCTTCCTTTATTTTCACATATGTTTATAAGAAAAATAAGGACTTTTGATTCATGCCTATGAAAATAAGCGAAGTATAATAAGAAGTAAAGGCACAGCTAAGGAAACTTAGCGTCGCAAAGCTATAGGGGCTAACGGGATACCTATGCCAGCCAGCTGCCATTACCAAAAAAATATACATATGAAATGGAGGAAAGGGTAATGTTTAAAAAAGGATTACCAATTTTACTAGCATCGATGCTCGTTGCTTCTCCAGCTTTTGCAGCGAAGCATGATGGAGCAAAACATGTACAGAAAAGTCAGCTTGTCGTGAAAAAGGAAGAAGCGAAGAAAAAACAAGAGTTAGCTAAAAAGAAAAAAGAAGAGGCGAAGAAAAAACAAGAGTTAGCTAAAAAGAAAAAAGAAGAGGCGAAGAAAAAACAAGAATTAGCGAAAAAGAAAAAAGAACAACAAATGTTAAAAAACAAATTAGCAGAACTAAATAAAAAGTTAAGCAAGATTGAAGAGCGTGTAAACGAGGTGACAATAGCGCTTGAAGCGTTTAGCACACCAAAAGAACAACCAACTGAACAACCAGCTGAACAACCAACACAACCACAAAGTGAACAAACAACAGAGGAAACGACACAAGTAGTCAATGAACAAGATAGCGCTACTGTGACTACGACTGAACAATCACCTGTCGTGCAATCGGATGAAGACGACGAAGCGGAAAAACAAGAAGAGTTAGATCAATGGTTTGGGAAGCTTATTGCTGCTTCTAATCAATTAAAAGCAGT from Anoxybacillus gonensis includes these protein-coding regions:
- a CDS encoding PH domain-containing protein produces the protein MMHEKKRLHPIAIVIYIVKRLKQGPFLALALLLAIKKKTGDPFVDLKWLPLFLFLFYAMFAGYMSWKRFTYRLQENDMYIEQGIFVKKKRYIPFERIQGISYSSGVLQRLVGVVQVHIETAGRQIDEPEVILSAVSIEEAKQIERAVHHQKRENICIETEDKTATIFTLRFRDALFLSTTSGGAFGVIAAIGAFLSDFNDFIPFERLNIFFRADDTASTLVLLFIVLMIAYVLSVIGHLFRYMNFTVVKQNKTITITTGLLQKKSISTSIERVQAIGVKESPIRHLFGYVSVHLIHAGGALDDGRHGSLVLFPLVRKNEVASLVATCFPEYRLHDSFRLLCTRVRWRYMLRSLYTVMLIPVITIVFFQRFETLLLLVPAVYVGYRSYKRAGVTIKSEQLALRSGWLTIKTVYMLKHRIQSLTISQSRMQQRLGLCTVRATVMPGIRTKVVDVDEHEAQAIYEWFLRNKE